The following proteins are co-located in the Sporolactobacillus pectinivorans genome:
- a CDS encoding MurR/RpiR family transcriptional regulator — MAERQCMIRIQSAYSHLSEKERKIADYILSYPEETVHSSINQVSARIRVADATVFRFCRRLEFKGFQEMKIILAADIAKNRHMELEENKYRDDEIMGLAERVFQDNIRTLENTFQILSSDPFKKAVELLSRSERVAFFGSSGSSTIAQEAHRKFVRAGMMTYAPSDGEFQMLSASQLTGRDTALFISYSASDKHLLQVAKAAKAAGCPTIGLTGFMKSGLGDLMDISLHTVSVPTDYRSESYVARAAQMTLIDALYANVVKRKQQVVQRPGHPMDRVAAHR; from the coding sequence ATGGCAGAACGTCAATGCATGATTCGTATCCAGTCAGCCTATTCGCATCTGAGTGAGAAGGAGCGAAAAATTGCCGATTATATTTTAAGTTATCCGGAAGAGACCGTTCACAGCAGCATCAATCAAGTCTCCGCGCGTATCAGGGTGGCCGACGCGACAGTATTTCGGTTTTGCAGGCGGCTGGAGTTCAAAGGTTTTCAGGAAATGAAAATTATTCTGGCGGCGGATATCGCAAAAAACCGCCACATGGAGCTGGAAGAAAACAAATATCGGGATGATGAAATAATGGGCCTGGCAGAACGTGTTTTTCAGGACAACATCCGTACTTTGGAGAACACATTCCAGATTCTGAGCAGTGATCCATTTAAAAAGGCGGTTGAACTTTTGAGCCGCTCGGAGCGTGTCGCCTTTTTCGGCAGCAGCGGGTCATCGACCATTGCTCAGGAAGCTCATCGGAAATTTGTGCGTGCCGGCATGATGACTTACGCGCCGAGTGACGGCGAATTCCAGATGCTGTCAGCTTCTCAACTGACCGGCCGCGACACAGCCCTATTTATTTCTTATTCTGCCAGCGATAAGCATCTGTTGCAAGTAGCTAAAGCGGCTAAAGCTGCAGGGTGCCCGACGATTGGTCTGACAGGATTTATGAAGTCGGGACTGGGCGACCTGATGGATATTTCCCTGCACACAGTTTCGGTGCCAACGGATTATCGATCTGAGTCTTATGTTGCCAGGGCCGCACAAATGACGTTGATCGATGCCCTTTACGCGAATGTCGTGAAAAGAAAACAGCAGGTCGTTCAGAGACCCGGGCATCCAATGGACCGCGTGGCGGCGCACCGTTGA
- the thrB gene encoding homoserine kinase: protein MTVPSAFQIKVPGSTANLGPGFDSIGMAVSRYIVLNAARSDHWQFNYMDQPDFQPALDENLIYLTAKQTADSCCVSLSPYSVDVHSDIPIARGLGSSAAAIIAGIELADFSLGLGLSESEKAWMACRSEGHPDNVTASLYGGLVVSSQSTSGVSSVRLPVPDFDFVTVIPDFELKTSDARSVLPTSLSFREAIEGSSIANVLICALLSHDGELAGKMMESDRFHQPYRTKLIPDLDKISDLARNSGAYGTFLSGAGPTVMSLASREDSMEIRNRLQKAFPDYECAVLSPVAQGVQAHISSPTWHGSN from the coding sequence ATGACCGTTCCGTCGGCCTTTCAGATCAAAGTTCCGGGAAGTACTGCCAATCTCGGTCCGGGTTTCGATTCGATCGGTATGGCGGTCAGCCGCTACATCGTTCTGAATGCTGCCCGCTCGGATCACTGGCAATTCAATTATATGGATCAACCCGATTTTCAGCCCGCACTAGATGAGAATCTGATCTATCTAACAGCAAAGCAAACGGCCGATAGCTGCTGCGTTTCGTTGTCCCCTTATTCGGTCGACGTGCACAGCGATATTCCGATTGCACGCGGACTTGGAAGCAGCGCTGCCGCGATTATCGCAGGCATTGAGCTGGCTGATTTTTCGCTCGGTCTCGGACTTTCAGAAAGCGAAAAAGCCTGGATGGCCTGCCGATCCGAAGGTCACCCGGATAATGTGACCGCCTCTCTTTACGGCGGCCTGGTCGTTTCCTCCCAGTCAACGTCTGGAGTCAGCAGTGTGCGGCTGCCCGTTCCGGATTTTGATTTTGTAACGGTGATTCCGGATTTTGAGCTAAAGACCAGTGATGCCCGGAGCGTCCTCCCTACTTCGCTTTCTTTCCGTGAAGCGATCGAAGGCAGCAGCATTGCCAATGTTCTGATCTGCGCGCTGCTCAGCCATGATGGCGAACTGGCCGGAAAGATGATGGAAAGTGACCGTTTTCACCAGCCATATCGGACTAAACTGATCCCCGATCTGGACAAGATCTCTGATTTGGCCAGGAACTCCGGCGCCTATGGGACTTTTCTGAGCGGTGCCGGCCCAACAGTTATGTCACTGGCTTCAAGGGAAGACAGCATGGAGATCAGAAACCGTCTTCAGAAAGCATTTCCTGATTATGAATGTGCTGTGCTCAGTCCGGTCGCTCAGGGCGTTCAGGCTCATATTTCTTCCCCGACCTGGCATGGATCTAACTAA
- a CDS encoding chorismate mutase, which yields MTDQKLKELRRQIDRTDMELVTLLNQRARIVQKIGEEKRKFGIDQLDPDREKNVLAGIKAANKGPFPTDELIFLFRQLFRISIEIEKNDHRE from the coding sequence ATGACAGATCAGAAACTAAAGGAATTGCGACGGCAAATTGACCGCACAGATATGGAACTGGTTACATTACTGAATCAGCGTGCCCGAATCGTCCAGAAAATCGGGGAAGAAAAAAGAAAGTTTGGAATTGATCAACTGGATCCCGACCGGGAAAAAAACGTTCTGGCCGGGATCAAAGCTGCGAATAAGGGGCCGTTCCCGACTGACGAGCTGATTTTTCTGTTCCGCCAGTTGTTCAGAATCAGTATCGAAATAGAGAAAAACGATCATAGAGAATAA
- a CDS encoding homoserine dehydrogenase → MEKVSIGLLGFGTVGTGVVRLLTKERERLEARTGCRIQLKKVLVRNKNRPRKVLIDSRKLTTNVAEILDDPEIDIIVELIGGIDQAYRYILRALQNRKNVITANKDLMASYGDELLLEAKKNQCDLYYEASVAGGIPILRTLTDSLAADRIQKMIGIVNGTTNYILSKMSQEGLSYEKALSSAQALGFAEADPTSDVEGLDAARKMVILSHLAYSIPVTLDDVKITGITDVTREDIIYAGKLGYTIKLVGISEVNNGAIDVRVEPTLLPGGHPLASVENENNAIYVYGTALGETMYYGPGAGEGPTAVSVMSDLLSVIRNMALGVTGNHIFLPKREMHARKDNLVESQFFVRLHIKDEPGSFSRLTDLFKEQGISLEKLYQEPITGQDAAEVSIITHRTNKILFEQSFEIMKKLDVVLNAKYFRVERG, encoded by the coding sequence TTGGAGAAGGTGTCCATCGGCTTGCTGGGCTTCGGAACAGTCGGAACCGGAGTAGTCCGCCTGCTGACCAAAGAAAGAGAGAGGCTGGAAGCCAGGACCGGATGCAGGATACAGTTAAAGAAAGTACTGGTCCGGAACAAAAACAGGCCGAGGAAAGTTTTGATTGACAGCCGCAAGCTAACGACTAATGTTGCCGAAATTCTTGATGATCCTGAAATTGATATTATTGTTGAATTGATCGGCGGCATCGACCAGGCTTATCGTTATATACTTCGCGCGCTGCAGAACAGGAAAAATGTAATTACGGCAAACAAGGATCTGATGGCTTCCTATGGCGATGAGCTGCTTTTGGAGGCAAAAAAAAATCAATGCGATCTTTACTACGAAGCCAGCGTCGCCGGAGGCATCCCGATTCTGCGGACGCTCACAGATAGTTTGGCCGCCGACCGCATTCAGAAAATGATCGGTATTGTGAACGGAACAACGAATTACATTCTGAGTAAAATGAGCCAGGAAGGCCTGTCTTATGAAAAAGCCCTGTCCTCGGCTCAGGCACTTGGCTTTGCCGAAGCTGATCCGACATCTGATGTTGAAGGATTGGACGCCGCCAGAAAAATGGTCATTCTCAGCCATCTAGCCTACTCCATTCCGGTGACACTGGACGATGTAAAAATCACGGGGATTACGGATGTCACCCGGGAAGACATTATTTATGCAGGTAAACTTGGCTACACGATCAAGCTAGTGGGCATCTCTGAAGTCAACAATGGAGCCATCGATGTTCGCGTCGAACCGACCCTTCTCCCCGGTGGGCATCCGCTTGCCTCAGTTGAGAATGAGAACAATGCCATCTATGTATATGGTACAGCACTTGGTGAAACCATGTACTACGGCCCGGGCGCAGGGGAAGGACCCACTGCGGTTTCGGTGATGTCGGACCTGCTTTCAGTCATCAGGAACATGGCGCTGGGCGTGACTGGAAATCATATCTTCCTGCCTAAAAGGGAAATGCATGCCCGTAAGGACAATCTTGTAGAAAGCCAGTTTTTTGTCAGGCTTCACATCAAAGATGAACCGGGCTCATTTTCCAGGCTCACCGATTTGTTTAAGGAACAAGGGATCAGCCTGGAGAAACTGTATCAGGAACCGATTACCGGCCAGGACGCTGCAGAAGTTTCAATCATTACCCACCGTACAAATAAAATTCTTTTTGAGCAATCTTTTGAAATCATGAAAAAACTTGATGTTGTCCTGAATGCCAAATATTTCAGAGTTGAAAGGGGATAA
- the hisC gene encoding histidinol-phosphate transaminase, with protein sequence MMFKENLAHLRAYDPGLSVEEIRKTYGLNRIVKLDSNENVYGASPNVSKAIVNAALLPALYPDCRDSDLRRDLSKRLGVAEEELLFGLGLDEIIVLISRAFLEAGDNIVMAWPTFYEYYCHAQIEGAETKKVPCDKDGKHDLKAMSQAVDPSTKIIWICNPNNPTGTYVNDSELAGFVEKIPDDVVIVLDEAYIDFVSATDFPRSLDLLKNHPNMLVLRTFSKSYGLASFRIGYAVGQRRLIDEIDKVRPPFNNPRLSQVAAYAALQDQEFVKACVQKNSEVLAMTTAFLDSKNISYFPTQANFIFVKTDNPKTVAEKCKQKGFLINAFQAGVRITIGKMDDMKELLKVLEEAISETSAEPSL encoded by the coding sequence ATGATGTTTAAAGAAAATCTAGCCCATCTCAGAGCCTACGATCCGGGTCTCTCAGTTGAAGAGATAAGGAAAACTTATGGCCTTAATCGTATCGTTAAGCTCGATTCGAATGAAAATGTATACGGCGCGTCGCCAAACGTATCCAAAGCGATCGTCAATGCTGCACTTCTGCCTGCCCTTTATCCGGACTGTCGCGACAGTGATCTGCGCCGCGACCTCTCAAAAAGGCTCGGGGTAGCTGAAGAAGAGCTCCTGTTCGGCCTCGGTCTCGATGAAATAATCGTGCTGATCAGCCGTGCTTTTCTGGAGGCGGGAGACAATATTGTCATGGCCTGGCCGACTTTTTACGAGTATTACTGTCACGCCCAGATTGAAGGAGCAGAAACAAAAAAAGTCCCGTGCGACAAAGATGGCAAGCATGATCTGAAAGCCATGTCGCAGGCTGTTGATCCGTCAACAAAAATTATCTGGATCTGCAATCCGAACAATCCGACCGGGACTTACGTCAATGATTCAGAACTGGCCGGATTTGTCGAAAAAATCCCCGATGACGTTGTTATCGTGCTTGATGAAGCCTATATCGATTTTGTTAGTGCCACTGACTTTCCCCGCTCGCTTGACTTGCTGAAAAATCATCCCAATATGCTCGTGCTTCGAACTTTCTCGAAATCTTACGGTCTGGCTTCCTTCCGAATCGGCTATGCTGTCGGGCAGCGGCGGCTGATCGATGAAATCGACAAAGTCAGGCCGCCCTTTAACAATCCGAGACTCAGTCAGGTCGCCGCATACGCCGCACTGCAGGATCAGGAATTTGTGAAAGCCTGCGTCCAGAAAAACAGTGAAGTGCTGGCTATGACGACCGCTTTCCTTGATTCAAAAAATATTTCATACTTCCCAACGCAGGCCAATTTTATTTTTGTGAAAACAGATAATCCAAAAACCGTAGCAGAAAAATGCAAACAGAAAGGATTTCTGATTAACGCTTTTCAGGCCGGCGTCCGTATCACGATCGGAAAAATGGACGATATGAAGGAACTACTGAAGGTGCTTGAAGAGGCTATTTCTGAAACTTCTGCCGAACCCAGTCTCTGA
- a CDS encoding SWIM zinc finger family protein has protein sequence MSTLYVHSPALADWLTKFAETMETLRFERGLFLCRNGRVWDYHASGGAIHASVEDRQSSFYEVEINWKNGMEHPGDPEFRLPDPAKGLSTRCTCGYGPRPCAHVAAAMIYRINDLDKKFRSRRSSLSPVTPDYDDAAYRRLLAKFRAEVENISPTFENFDAAKLHLRPDFHDQMSRISSLVMDRYGHKTSE, from the coding sequence ATGAGCACGCTGTATGTCCACAGTCCGGCACTGGCTGACTGGCTGACAAAGTTTGCCGAAACGATGGAAACATTACGTTTTGAGAGGGGCCTGTTCTTGTGCCGAAATGGACGTGTCTGGGATTATCATGCGTCCGGCGGCGCTATCCACGCCAGTGTGGAAGATCGGCAGTCGTCTTTCTATGAAGTGGAAATAAACTGGAAAAACGGTATGGAGCACCCGGGCGATCCCGAATTTCGTCTCCCGGATCCTGCAAAAGGGCTGAGCACCCGCTGCACCTGCGGATACGGACCCAGACCCTGCGCACATGTCGCGGCGGCAATGATTTATAGAATCAATGATCTCGACAAAAAATTCCGTTCACGGAGATCTTCCCTCTCGCCTGTAACACCGGATTATGATGATGCTGCATACCGGCGGCTGCTTGCAAAATTCAGGGCAGAAGTTGAAAATATTTCCCCGACTTTTGAAAATTTTGATGCTGCCAAACTCCACCTGCGCCCTGACTTTCACGATCAGATGAGCCGCATTTCATCGCTCGTCATGGATAGGTACGGCCACAAGACATCAGAGTAA
- the thrC gene encoding threonine synthase codes for MVWKGLMEKYKDVLPVTEKTPRLTLLEGNTPLIPLDKLSEKLECDIYVKFEGLNPTGSFKDRGMFLAVAKAMESGSKGVICASTGNTSASAAAYSARAGLDCIIVIPKGKIALGKLAQSVMYGAKIFEVNGNFDQALDIVRYTGANSDYTIVNSINPYRLEGQKTGAYEIVEQLGSAPDVLCIPVGNAGNISAYWKGFKELRDNRRVAPPEIHGFEAEGAAAIAKNKVIENPETIATAIRIGNPASWKLAVAAEKESHGEIDYVTDEQILEAYKLIARTEGVFAEPASCASIAGLFKHIKAGKIKKGSKIVCILTGNGLKDPATAMDTLSIEPTVISSAKSAVVDHLQQVAK; via the coding sequence ATGGTTTGGAAAGGTCTCATGGAAAAATATAAGGATGTTTTGCCAGTTACGGAGAAAACACCGCGTCTGACTTTACTCGAAGGCAATACGCCGCTGATTCCGCTGGATAAGCTTTCCGAAAAGCTGGAATGTGATATTTACGTCAAATTTGAGGGGCTGAATCCTACAGGAAGCTTTAAAGACCGCGGCATGTTCCTTGCCGTTGCAAAAGCTATGGAAAGCGGCAGCAAGGGTGTCATCTGCGCATCCACAGGAAACACTTCTGCTTCTGCAGCAGCGTACAGCGCCCGCGCCGGGCTCGACTGCATCATCGTCATTCCAAAAGGGAAAATCGCACTCGGCAAACTCGCACAGTCTGTCATGTACGGTGCCAAAATTTTCGAAGTCAATGGAAATTTTGACCAGGCCCTGGATATTGTGCGTTATACAGGCGCAAATTCCGATTACACGATCGTCAATTCAATCAATCCTTACCGCCTTGAGGGCCAGAAAACAGGTGCTTACGAGATCGTCGAACAGCTTGGTTCGGCACCGGATGTGCTTTGCATTCCCGTCGGCAATGCCGGCAATATTTCGGCTTACTGGAAAGGTTTCAAAGAATTGCGGGACAACCGGCGTGTCGCTCCTCCTGAAATTCACGGATTCGAGGCCGAGGGCGCCGCTGCGATCGCAAAGAATAAAGTCATTGAAAATCCGGAAACGATCGCTACAGCAATTCGCATCGGCAACCCGGCAAGCTGGAAACTGGCCGTAGCAGCAGAAAAAGAGTCTCACGGTGAAATTGATTATGTCACGGATGAGCAAATCCTTGAAGCGTATAAGCTGATCGCCCGGACGGAAGGAGTCTTTGCCGAACCTGCCTCCTGCGCTTCAATTGCCGGTCTTTTCAAACACATTAAAGCCGGGAAAATTAAAAAAGGATCCAAAATTGTATGCATACTGACGGGAAACGGGCTCAAGGATCCGGCGACCGCAATGGACACTCTTTCCATCGAACCGACGGTGATCAGCTCAGCAAAATCTGCAGTCGTTGATCATCTTCAGCAGGTGGCAAAATGA
- a CDS encoding DEAD/DEAH box helicase — MNRYLQITFVPHIEKGWNFYIWLTDEKGNNLPFPETATGGEQVPSWLSDQSPYRFYISPALFSGDERNYTVSGALMTMSSVFQMMHDEVLNAADDGIVPGRTFQWFGRIAHALECLLKGGHFYPYFYHLEQGNHEHCYFCEWMPDAQLLTKSGLFAEWLGSLPHLSFAISDLQDEKVRQWLYLLIIFWTNALVRDTALSVVPQPESGQKGFAEDANAGAHILETGTPFNFSEKPWLTLSDPLTIKRVAQLEMETAGWIHPVSSRSPRAWTNALLAFRKAQMEQLFSPEQVKIILDPADPDDPFSADAVWEYETVIQGWQDAKRMEWSLEKLQSSSPLGRSSWLENRINRLIGQVPDHILSLLKVSPRRLMTSEELSDLFQSKSILESASVILSLPDDLDVKEGADQVAIDLDIKPEAENHGSLFSLSSLINYDWRIAVGDIQLSATEFRHLVQENQSFIRHGGKWIHLPMKRMVKALAEMGGVMDLFDRKPSVAGALRLDALTRKKKNGIVKVHLEQELDDYLDNILKKPSKIIPVPAGFNGQLRPYQKKGFTWLANLRRQRVGGCLADDMGLGKTVQAIAYLDYCKALPDDPLPDRLVSGPALVICPTSLVANWKHEFHTFSPELDIYIHHGSSRLHGDDLKTRLKHSNVMITSYAIFTKEAEMLKQIYWKSVILDEAQAIKNPHAQKTRAMRKISTAHRLVLTGTPIENRLEELWSIMDFLNPGYLGSLERFRKQFIGPVEKKNSRSKTGELTKIIQPFILRREKTDKRIIRDLPDKFETKKTCFLSKDQASLYQTVVNRLAQNVAASTGIKRKGMILSALTKLKQVCDHPALMLGEQGDKKTSGKMDLFFSLLDPLFSQNEKVLVFTQYIQMGRLLLQETTKRYPDADVFFLHGGLSAEQRENLIQRFQTGGKRKTLFVLSLKAGGVGINLTAAGYVFHYDRWWNPAVEEQATDRAYRIGQDRNIHVFKLICGGTLEERIDLLIERKKKLQRQILGQGDGWLTEMSDQEIFDLIKLREGVI, encoded by the coding sequence ATGAACCGCTATTTGCAGATTACATTCGTGCCACATATAGAAAAAGGGTGGAATTTCTATATCTGGCTGACCGATGAAAAGGGAAATAATCTGCCTTTTCCAGAGACAGCCACGGGCGGGGAACAGGTCCCCTCCTGGTTAAGCGACCAGTCTCCTTACCGTTTTTATATTTCGCCGGCACTGTTCTCCGGCGATGAGCGGAACTACACGGTTTCGGGTGCACTGATGACCATGAGCAGTGTCTTTCAGATGATGCATGACGAAGTGCTGAACGCAGCAGACGATGGCATCGTTCCAGGCAGAACTTTTCAATGGTTCGGCAGAATTGCCCACGCACTGGAATGTCTGCTGAAGGGCGGGCACTTTTATCCCTATTTTTACCATCTCGAACAGGGTAATCATGAGCACTGCTACTTTTGTGAATGGATGCCTGATGCACAACTTTTAACCAAAAGCGGTCTGTTCGCCGAATGGCTTGGTTCTCTGCCGCATCTGTCGTTCGCGATTTCCGACCTCCAGGATGAGAAGGTCAGGCAATGGCTTTATTTATTGATTATTTTCTGGACGAATGCACTTGTCCGCGATACCGCTTTATCCGTCGTTCCGCAGCCGGAATCCGGCCAGAAAGGTTTTGCAGAAGATGCCAACGCCGGTGCACACATTCTTGAAACAGGCACTCCCTTTAACTTTTCTGAAAAACCATGGCTTACACTCAGTGATCCATTAACCATAAAAAGAGTGGCTCAGCTTGAAATGGAAACAGCGGGGTGGATTCATCCTGTTTCCTCCCGAAGCCCCCGGGCATGGACGAATGCGCTTCTGGCTTTCAGAAAAGCTCAAATGGAACAGCTTTTTTCACCTGAACAAGTAAAAATCATTCTCGATCCCGCCGATCCGGACGATCCCTTTTCAGCGGATGCTGTCTGGGAATATGAAACCGTCATTCAGGGCTGGCAGGACGCTAAACGGATGGAATGGTCACTTGAAAAATTGCAGAGCAGTTCGCCGCTTGGCCGGAGCAGCTGGCTGGAAAACAGGATTAACCGGCTGATCGGACAAGTGCCGGATCATATTTTGAGTTTGCTTAAAGTCAGCCCCCGTAGGTTGATGACTTCAGAAGAGCTCTCTGATCTTTTTCAGTCAAAAAGTATTCTTGAATCAGCCTCCGTCATACTGTCATTGCCGGATGATCTGGACGTGAAAGAGGGCGCCGACCAGGTTGCGATTGATCTTGACATCAAGCCTGAAGCCGAGAATCATGGATCGCTTTTCAGTCTGTCTTCGTTGATCAACTATGACTGGCGTATCGCCGTCGGAGATATCCAGCTGAGCGCTACTGAATTCAGGCATCTGGTTCAGGAAAACCAATCTTTTATCCGGCACGGAGGAAAATGGATTCATCTACCCATGAAACGGATGGTCAAAGCCCTTGCGGAAATGGGAGGAGTCATGGATCTTTTCGACCGTAAGCCAAGCGTTGCCGGCGCCCTGCGGCTCGATGCGCTGACCCGGAAAAAGAAAAACGGCATTGTTAAAGTGCACTTGGAGCAGGAACTGGATGATTACCTGGATAACATATTAAAAAAACCATCAAAGATCATACCGGTGCCTGCCGGCTTTAACGGTCAGCTCCGCCCTTATCAGAAAAAGGGATTTACATGGCTCGCAAACCTGCGCCGCCAGCGGGTCGGCGGCTGTCTCGCCGATGATATGGGACTTGGAAAAACAGTCCAGGCTATTGCCTATCTGGACTACTGCAAAGCACTTCCCGATGACCCCTTACCGGATCGTCTGGTTTCAGGGCCGGCACTCGTGATCTGCCCGACTTCGCTTGTCGCTAACTGGAAACATGAGTTCCACACTTTTTCACCGGAACTTGATATCTATATCCATCATGGCAGTTCAAGGCTGCATGGGGACGATTTAAAAACGCGCCTCAAACACTCAAATGTCATGATCACAAGCTATGCGATTTTTACAAAAGAAGCGGAAATGCTGAAGCAGATTTACTGGAAAAGCGTCATTCTGGACGAAGCGCAGGCCATCAAAAACCCGCATGCCCAGAAGACGCGCGCCATGCGGAAAATCAGCACTGCCCATCGTCTGGTGCTGACCGGAACACCGATCGAGAACAGACTGGAAGAGCTGTGGTCAATCATGGATTTCCTGAACCCTGGCTATCTCGGCTCTCTGGAGCGGTTCCGCAAGCAATTTATCGGCCCGGTTGAGAAAAAAAACAGCCGATCCAAGACGGGGGAACTGACAAAGATCATTCAGCCGTTCATCCTGCGCCGTGAAAAAACGGATAAACGGATCATCCGCGACCTGCCGGATAAATTTGAAACGAAAAAAACGTGTTTTCTCAGCAAGGATCAGGCCTCATTGTATCAGACTGTGGTCAATCGTCTGGCGCAAAACGTAGCCGCATCTACAGGCATTAAGCGCAAGGGCATGATCCTCTCCGCGCTGACTAAGCTGAAACAAGTCTGTGATCACCCTGCCCTTATGCTGGGCGAGCAAGGCGACAAGAAAACTTCTGGAAAAATGGATCTCTTTTTCAGCCTGCTTGATCCTCTTTTTAGCCAAAATGAAAAAGTGCTCGTATTCACGCAATATATTCAGATGGGAAGGCTGCTTCTTCAGGAGACCACGAAACGTTATCCGGATGCCGACGTATTCTTTCTGCACGGCGGTCTGTCTGCCGAGCAGCGCGAAAACCTGATCCAGCGATTCCAGACCGGCGGCAAACGAAAGACGCTGTTTGTACTTTCCCTGAAGGCAGGCGGTGTAGGGATCAATCTGACGGCTGCAGGCTACGTGTTCCATTATGACCGCTGGTGGAATCCGGCAGTCGAAGAACAGGCAACCGACAGAGCATACCGGATCGGCCAGGACCGGAATATCCATGTGTTCAAGCTGATCTGTGGAGGCACGCTTGAGGAGCGAATCGATCTATTGATTGAGCGTAAAAAGAAACTGCAGAGACAGATACTTGGGCAAGGGGACGGATGGCTGACTGAAATGAGCGATCAGGAAATTTTCGATTTAATCAAACTGCGTGAAGGGGTGATATGA